The following proteins are co-located in the Haloarcula marismortui ATCC 43049 genome:
- a CDS encoding cytochrome c oxidase subunit 3: protein MAGSTEAGTERVAEDGHEHRSRWPLLAAVGAASLYLSIGLVFVGLDLVPSVVPIVLGGAGAIGLLTGLAGWANEAFIADYLRNRSGGDSDLYATTMILFLVSDVATFSAGFVYYAFIRAGSWPPAHLPPLLGSLVVINTALLLASSVTLHYGHEALEDGNRDRFLGLLGVTLALGVVFLAGQVYEYYEFVAVEGFGIGSGAFGSAFYGLTGLHGLHVALGVLLLAIAFGRALRGHYAPERDTAIRTTSLYWHFVDLVWVFLVVVLYVGAAL from the coding sequence ATGGCTGGATCGACGGAGGCGGGAACCGAACGCGTCGCCGAAGACGGCCACGAACACCGAAGTCGGTGGCCGCTGCTAGCTGCAGTCGGCGCTGCGTCGCTGTACCTGAGTATCGGGCTGGTCTTTGTCGGGCTCGATCTGGTCCCGTCTGTGGTCCCGATTGTCCTCGGTGGTGCTGGTGCGATTGGCTTGCTGACCGGACTCGCCGGGTGGGCTAACGAGGCCTTCATCGCCGATTACCTACGGAACCGCAGCGGTGGCGATTCCGATCTGTACGCCACAACGATGATTCTGTTTCTCGTCTCCGACGTGGCGACCTTCTCCGCCGGTTTCGTCTACTATGCCTTCATTCGGGCCGGGTCGTGGCCGCCAGCCCACCTCCCGCCGCTGCTCGGCTCGCTCGTGGTCATCAACACGGCGCTGCTGCTTGCTAGCAGCGTGACGCTCCATTACGGGCACGAGGCGCTCGAAGACGGGAACCGGGACCGGTTCCTCGGCCTGCTCGGGGTGACGCTCGCGCTCGGCGTCGTCTTCCTCGCCGGACAGGTGTACGAGTACTACGAGTTCGTTGCCGTGGAGGGGTTCGGCATCGGTTCGGGCGCGTTCGGGAGCGCGTTCTACGGCCTGACCGGTCTCCACGGTCTGCACGTCGCGCTCGGCGTCCTGCTGCTCGCTATCGCCTTCGGGCGCGCGCTCCGTGGCCATTACGCGCCCGAACGGGACACGGCTATCCGGACCACGTCGCTGTACTGGCACTTCGTCGACCTCGTGTGGGTGTTCCTCGTCGTCGTGCTGTACGTCGGCGCTGCGCTCTGA